From the Mya arenaria isolate MELC-2E11 chromosome 17, ASM2691426v1 genome, the window CTCTATGGAAAGTCTAAAAGGATCACGGACTGGGGTATTTGTTGGTTCGTGCCCTTCTGCCGCCCATACTGCGTGGACAAAACAAGCAGATGAAATTTCTGGGTTTGAGATGACTGGTTGTCATTCTTCCATGTTGTCCAATGAAGTTTCGCATACGTTTGGGCTCCAAGGTAATACTCCAGACTCATTAGGGACCGGAAGTTAAGCAAACAGATTCCACGTGATACAATTAAGCTAAGGGTTTTTTGTTTACTACATATTTAAAAGACTTACACTAGTCTAACAACTTTGTCAACGTTACAAATAAATAGTGAAcgagtttaaatttgaaatgtttatatattgctttttcCACTTTTCCAGAACCAAGTATTACCTTAAGCACAGCATGTTCCTCAAGTCTTGTTGCCATTGACAGCGCTGTAAGAAGTATTCGCAGTAATCAATGTGACAGCGCAATTGTTGCTGCTGCGAAAATCATACTGAACCCGCTAGAATCCTTACAGTATCTTAAGTTAGGAATGCTATCACCAAACGGGCGTTGTTTATCATTTGATGAAAAAGGTAAAGGGcagttgttaaaacaaataattcaagATGATATGACTTTCATAATGTAAGAGTTTGAGTTTCATTAACGTATTGTTTTAAACGTCGTTGCCGTATTGGCCTTGTTTTGCCTGTCAGCCTATATGTCTTTATCAATATGTCATATTGAAgccaataacaataacaataacaataacaatatagtTGAGCCATTAATTCactgaaaatgttttgattcaGCTGATGGTTACTGTAGAAGCGAAGGAGTCGTGGCCATTTTACTTCAGAGGAAAGGGTATGCGCAACGAAATTATGCCACAGTTCTTGGATCAAAAGTTATGAACAACGGGCAGCCAGATAAAGGTATCTCAATAATGTCAGATGATTTGATCTAGCTTTAATGCATTTGTGGTCAACCGAGAAATAGCTGTTTTTATCATCCATTACATCTTTGCACGCAGCTGTCTGAAGCaatgaaataattcatttagtTCATGGCCGCAACTGACAAAAGCATTTTTGATTACATGTTGGCGTATGCATTGTACATTGTGCATTATAAAGCTGCAATTATACGTACAGTATTGTTTTGTCAACAGCTTTTCATCAATCGTTAAATACAAGAGAGATGCAATAcactatttgtttttatttgccgGTTTCTTCTAATTTTCCCGTTATATATATCTTGCAGCTATTTTGTCTCCTTCAAAAGAACGTCTAGTACACCTTATACGAGACGTTTACAAAGAggtgaatattaatgtttctgAGATAGCCTACGTAGAGGCTCACGGTACAGGAACGCAGGCTGGTGACAAGGCGGAGATCGATGCAATTTGTGATGTGTTATGCGAAGGGAGAAGTGGTCAACTGGTGGTTGGATCTGTTAAATCAAATATCGGACATACAGAAGAAGTTTCTGGtatgttttaaagtaattgAACATGTATTGATGTATCTGCTCTAACATAATCACAAAAGATAAAGACCCGATTGTAAATTAATAGTTCTTATGTCTAGTCTCAGACAAGATATATCATAATGTTGAGTATGtactttggtaaaaaaaaattaaaaatatatttgaatggtATCAGTAAGGTATTTTCTGCAGGTTTGGTAGGTGTCCTTAAAGTCGTGTTGGCAATGGAAGGAAATGTTTTACCTGGTAACATACATTTCACAAATCTAAATAAAAAGATTGAAGGTCTAGTAAACGGGAAAATTCAAGTCGTGAAAGACAATACGCCCTGGAAAGGTGGTTTGGTTGGAATTAATTCCTTTGGATTTGGAGGAACAAATGCTCATGTTATTTTGCACAAGGACAGAAGGGTTTCCCAAAATATGACTGGAGTATCGCCGAATATGTTGCATAACAAACGCCTGCTGATCACAAATGGCAGAACAGAAAACGGTGTCAGAGAATCACTTACTCTTCTGAACAATTACAATTATGAACAGTTCTGCTCAGCTACCCTTTTTGGAAGGAAATCAAATTACAGAGCAATGGCGATTGGACCGAATTTGGACAGCATAGAAGTGGTATGTCTGGATAAACTCAAATTTCATCGCGGATTTACTTTGCACTGTACATTTTCTCAAAAGTATATAAATGGTATGTGTTAGATTAAAGTTCCAACTCAGGCTTCAAATTTTTCTATAAATTGTCTTCCACgaatcatttaaataactttaagtcataaattttagaAACCAGTGAAGTCAAGGAAGAACGATGTTTGGCTGATCTTCACAGGCATGGGATGTCAATGGAATGGTATGGGAAAACAACTGGTGAGCATCGATATGGTTTTCGAATCCTTGAAAACATCTGATGAAATTCTCAAGAAAGAGGGATTTAGCCTTATCGAAACTCTTACCGACGAGAACACAGCTATTGATACACCAACCAAGAGCTTCGTGTGCATTCTTGCAATACAGGTAACCATTTGCTATTAATTATGTATCTTAACGTCGGTCAACGTCATaaccaaaataattttgttgcaTCCTTTCGATATTATGACGGTACAAACAGCTATCGACGCCCAGCACACCTTTAGTTTCATGTACATTCTTCTTATTCAGGTAAGGCATTGGTTAGTgattatataatgtaacatgATAACCAATTTAATTGCGTCCCTGGTAATATTAcagtttctttttcattattatccAGATTGCGTTATACTCCTTGATACGTGATTTGGGGATTGAAGTATCAGGATACATAGGGCATTCCGTTGGTGAGCTGGCTTGTGCTTATGCAGATGGATGTCTGACACATGAGCAAGCCCTTCTGGCCGCTTTCTTTAGAGGACAATGCATAGAAAACACGTGCATACCGAAAGGGGCTATGGCTGCAATAGGTTGGTATgagaataacaaatataaattgacaCTGCCATGTCATATATTAAGTCGTTAACAAAAACGAGCTGCCGTAGGACAGCATGCTCGACTTTACGCCGCGTTATCTtagaaataattacaaaaatgatgCAATATGTCCctatcaaaagcaataaaaagtcaaattaaaaaataaacaaaaagcgCCACAATGCGACGAAGCCAGATAatgaatgattgacagaagaact encodes:
- the LOC128223505 gene encoding fatty acid synthase-like; the encoded protein is MTEGNGEDEVVISGISCRLPGCDNILEFKEKLFAGVDLVTTENQRFDTEFYGIPRFGQLNDVSRFDASFFNIRPAQADKMDPALRMLLEVTYEAVVDSGCSMESLKGSRTGVFVGSCPSAAHTAWTKQADEISGFEMTGCHSSMLSNEVSHTFGLQEPSITLSTACSSSLVAIDSAVRSIRSNQCDSAIVAAAKIILNPLESLQYLKLGMLSPNGRCLSFDEKADGYCRSEGVVAILLQRKGYAQRNYATVLGSKVMNNGQPDKAILSPSKERLVHLIRDVYKEVNINVSEIAYVEAHGTGTQAGDKAEIDAICDVLCEGRSGQLVVGSVKSNIGHTEEVSGLVGVLKVVLAMEGNVLPGNIHFTNLNKKIEGLVNGKIQVVKDNTPWKGGLVGINSFGFGGTNAHVILHKDRRVSQNMTGVSPNMLHNKRLLITNGRTENGVRESLTLLNNYNYEQFCSATLFGRKSNYRAMAIGPNLDSIEVKPVKSRKNDVWLIFTGMGCQWNGMGKQLVSIDMVFESLKTSDEILKKEGFSLIETLTDENTAIDTPTKSFVCILAIQIALYSLIRDLGIEVSGYIGHSVGELACAYADGCLTHEQALLAAFFRGQCIENTCIPKGAMAAIGLSVEETLSICPDGVTVACHNASDSVTVSGKKSTVQEFVGDMKSKNIFAKEVDCSGIAFHSTLISGVKHAFMEMLIKIIPEPKRVSGKWITTSVPCNERPEILSCSPTFLVDNLLNPVLFYEAVATIPDDALVVEVAPHALLQSLLKRSLKNKNYVFGFMKKDCLKNEENILRTIGSWCYISRLEGICQLRRKIHLGYCSGPKKCFI